Within Felis catus isolate Fca126 chromosome A1, F.catus_Fca126_mat1.0, whole genome shotgun sequence, the genomic segment aaaaaaagattatctgggggctcctgggtggctcagtcgcttgggcgtccagcttgggctcaggtcttggtctcccagttcatgaatttgagacctgtgtcagactctgtgcttacagctcagagcctggagcccgtttcagattctgtgtctccctctctctctgaccctcccccattcatgctctgtctctctctgtctcaaaaataaacattaaaaaaattataaaaaaaaatttaaaaaagattatctgtacaaaattgcattttcattgtgtgtatacatacatgcataagtacagtgtatgcatacacacacacatactgtataatatttatatactaacacatatatatgcatgggtATGTTTATGTATTACATATAGTTTGGCAATTTATATTGTTCACGAACTACTTCTTAAGAAGTGTCCTTCATGTGAAATACTCTTCCAAATGTAACATTCAATGTCCACAGGGTATTCTATCTTGTGGATATACTCCATTATATTTAACCAATATTTCAATTTTGATGCACACATTGTTTTAACAGTGGCAATAATAAATCATGTAATGATAAAAATTCTTATACTTAATTTTGAGTGTGGATCCTTGAGTGGTTTTTTTTCACAACGTTTTCTTCCATCAGAACTATTTAATCattttgtgtaaatatatttaaagtttttatttattttttaagtttttatttattttgagattatatatatgtatgtatatatatatgtgtatatatatgtgtatatatatatacacatatatatgtgtatatatatatatacacacattttgtgtaaatatatttaaagtttatatatatatatattttatatattattaaatatattttgtgtaaatatatttaaagtttttattttttaagtttttatttattttgagattatatatatatgtgtgtatatatatgtgtatatatatgtgtatatacatatatatgtatacatatatatacacatatatatatacacatatatatgtgtatatatatatgtgtatatatatatatacacatatgtatatacacatatatatgtgtatatatatatacacatatatatacacatatatatacacatatatatatatacacatatatatatatgagagagagagaacgagagagagagctagtaggggaagggcaaagagagagggagagagagaatcccaagcagattctgcgcCGTTAGCTCAGAACCTCATGTGGGGCTGGATCACGTaactgtgatgtcatgacctgatccaaaatcaagagttggatgtttaacttactgagacacccaggtgcctctttatttcacttttaagttGCATTTTTACAATTTCCCACTTTACTTATCTACTGTCTATCAGTTCCCATTTCCCTGATGCActgtaaagataaataaacacacaaatttaCATGTCTGGTAATTGTGGCATAAGATgacttaatataattatttttaaatttttttagtaaggTTAAAACTTTGAATATatgtccatttgtttttatttattagaaatgctattttttaactttctctttgaATATTTAAGTATGAATATGTGTCTTCCCTGTATGTCTCAAGTATTGCttgcattttcttgttttttttttttattttgttattgttcatagctttttttttgttaatcaataatatttttttaattatggagtAAAAGTCATCATTACATCTGTAGTTTCTTCTACTGATTCTATACTTTGAAATCCTTGAATAGCTTTAATGTGAGaaacttgttttttaacttttatcagttttcatttgtctgtatGCGGGGATGTTTTACACTTAATTCTTCAAAGTCTAGAATTTGGAGATATGAATATGAAGCAGAGATTTACTGTATTGTCTCTGaaaattatgtatttgtcttAAAATCAACTATTGATAATTTATTCCTTTATCCAGTCAGtttcaatgtcattttttttcatatactaaatctttataattttcagGAACTTAACTCTTCTAATTCTTAAAACTGTAAgtaaaaactaacattttatcagatatgtcatttgaaatatttttccccattctgaaggctgccttttagtatttttattgtttcctttgctgtgcagagatttttattttgataaagtcccaatagttcatttttggttttgtttcccttgcttcaggagacacaTCTACAAAGAAGTTacaaggctgatgtcaaagagggtcctgcctatgttctcctctaggattttgtttcaagtcttacatttaggtcatcaatccattttgaatttatttttctgtatggtataagaaagtggtccagtttcatttttctgcatgttccTATCATGTATGTTGGTTTTTCCAACATCATtcgttgaaaagactgtctttttcccattaaatattatttcctgctttgtcaaagatgagttgactatatagttgtgggtctatttatgggttttctattttgttccattagcatgtgtgtttatatttgtgtttgtacCTTGGTGTATGATCATTACagatttttaatataacttgaattctgttacattgatccatgtgtctgtttttgcctaaagcaagcagaagaaataatataataaagattagagcagaaataaatacttttttagaaaaaaaaaataagtaattgtattaaaaaaaactaagagctggttctttgaaagaattaacaaattgataaacccttagccagactcatcaaaagaaaaagaaacagataaaatcacaaattaaaaaggagagatcacaaccatcACCGCAAAATGCAATTATAATAGCATACtacgaaaaattatatgccaacaaactaggcAATCTGGGTAAATGGACAAAATCCTAGAAACTCACTATTATTACCGAAacaggaagaattagaaaatttgaactgaTCCATAACCATCACAGACATTGAATCTGTAATCAacaatctcccaacaaacaagactcctgggtctgatggtttcccaggggaattcaaCCAGACattaaaggagagttaatacctattcttctcaaactgttccaaaatatataaattgaaggaaaaagtccaagctctttctatgaagccaacattacactgattccaaaaccaaacaaagacccCACTACACAGGATAACTATAGGCCAATGTTCTTGATGAGcttgggtgcaaaaattctcaacaattcaacagtacattaagagaattatccaccatgattaagtgggatctCTCCTGGGCtctagggctggttcaatattcacaaatcaatcaatgtagtacaccacattaataaaagaaaatataataaccttatgatcttgtcaatagatgcagaaaaagcatttgacaaaatacagcattcattcttgattaaaaaaaaaccctcaacaaagtagggacaCATAGAACATATCttaacatcataaagaccatatatgaaaaacccacagctaacatcagtCTTAGTGAGGAAAAACTGAAAGACTTTCccaggtcaggaataagacagggatgtccactcttactgTTACTATTTAAGATAGCACTGGAAGTGCTAGCCTAagcatcagacaacaaaaataaataaaaggcatccaaatcggcaaggaagaagttaaaaatttcactatttgtggaggacatgatactctatggaGAAAAACCtgtaagactccaccaaaaaattgtagaagtaatacatgaattcagcaaaatcatagatataaaatcaatgtgcagaaatctgttgcatttccatacaccaataacgaagcagcagaaataggaatcaaggaatcgattccaATTGCAATTGcactaaaaacagtaaaatacctacgaataaacctaactaaaaagGTGAAAGGTTTGTATTCTTAAAAGgatagaacatttatgaaagaaactgaagaggacataaagaaatggaaaagcattccatgctcatggattagaagaacaaacattgttacaatgtctatactatccaaaataatttacacatttaatgcagtctctatcaaaataccacaagcatttttcacagagttagaacaaacaatcctaaaatttgtatggaacccaaaaagaccccaaatagccaaaacaatactgaaaaagaaaaacaaaactggaaacacCAAAATTCTAGAtctcaagctatattacaaaactgtcgATGTACAGTGTGATACTTGcgcaacagatttttgtgtgttgatttgtatcctttgtgtttactgaattcatttatcagttcttgcagctttttggtggagtctcagattttctatatagagtgtcatatgatctgcaaatagtgaaagtttaacttcttgtATTGGCCACCATTCTTTACAAcctatgtttatgtgtgtgtgtgtgtgtgtgtgtgtgtgtgcgcgcgcacgcgagCAAATGCATGTATGCGTGCACACGGGTGTGAATTCTCCTGAGcctcagaaaacacaaaattttattttttttcaattgttacTGAGTTTTCTCATCAACAAAAAATGGTTCTGTAGATAAAAACATTCGATGCAAGAGATCTGAATTTTTTGCCAATGCTGCTCTTGACAGCAGATTGTGTAACCCAGTACAGCTTGCTGGAacttgtttccttatctttacaATAATCATTTTGAACAGATCAGTAATAACAAATACAGGGTATTTGTGCCTGGCAACTATACCCTGGCACTCACCCCCAGGAGCACGCCTGTATCCATCCTGGTTGATGAGATTATACCACTCTTCTTACAAACCTTAACTCTGGCCTTCATCCTTGACGAAATTCTCAACACAGAAATCCAAGAAGCCACTGTCAATTGTTAAAATTAGCAAATGCCATAAACCCATTGATCAGTCATTGTACTTACTCCTTTGAACTTTCTTCCTGTATGAACGATTCCTCACATTTCCTTTGGATGTCATCTACACAGTGCTTGCTGATTGTCAGGCCCTTGGCAGGTACTGGAAGACCACTGGATTCCTTGTCTCACCATAGTGTTCAATTCACCTGTACTCCTTCCCATGGATGGTCTTGTTCTTCTTAGGGACACCAATTAATGCCAAAAATCACTCTATCTGCTATATACAGGtgcattatttttaagcaaatcaTGTGTTCATGATGTTCTAAATATCAGAATAGAAACCACAGTTTAAAACTTTGGTCATATACTTCCTGAAGTTGTTGAAAGGGCCTGTGCACTACTCAAACTACTGTCaagttttttttctgaaagaattaGCAATTATATCTGCAGGAATATTACCCATTTCATTTACGAAGAAACAGGCTGAGACGGCAGAGTCATCTAAGTGACAGCATGAGTGATTAGCAGGACTAAAAGTCAAATTAATCACTGTTCTAGGCATTACTAATACTTCTATGAATACAAGTTATGTATTTTCCTTATAGGTTTCCACCAGAGGAAGCACAAATTCCTGACCTTATCCATTTGCTCTAGCACTGATGTTCAACCTGATTTTTCTGCTCCACGCCTGAACAGCTCACAAGTGGAGAAATGACTACATACTCCTTTAAAGGACTTAAAAATTTTCCACTATATTTGCACAGCTATTATGGTCTGAGCTACATAACTTTTAGTATTTGAAACTTGTATTGAATGATAAAATACTCTCTGAGAAGAAAACCATTCCACTCACTCTAATGAAGACTTTTCCTTGCAGTAACAGCTTTCATTTGAGATTGTTTTCTCCTAGTGtggagaagacagagctcaggGAAATATCAACCATTTATTTCTCCTCCACACACAGATTGTGCATTACCAGTACCCTCTTACATATTCAGGAGGGGGAAGGAATGCTGACTTGGATTGTGGAATGCCAAGGAAATGTTACCTACCATATGCACAAGTGAAACTAAATGGCATTTGGTCCAAGTTCTACTAATTAactcttctttctaaaaaatattatCCTCATTGCTACCCACTCCCAAAATGCACACAGCCAAATCCTAAAAGTAAGGCTAATAAGATTAacaaacttttattatttaatgctCATCCCCACCCCACTTTTACCAGCTCCATTATATCTTGTGACAGCTTCTAGTGATTTCTTGAGTGAAATACGGTATCAGAGGGTTACATGGGTTTTAAgaaggtttttattaataaagtttaAATCTTACTTTTTTTGGTTCACAGAAAGTTCAGCAGATGGTTCAGTGAGTTACCatatattccttctctttctcctattATTTATATCCTGTATTAGTGTGGTTCATATATTACAATTGATGCGCTAATTTTTATACATGATTATTAATTACGGTCTATAGTTTATATCAGGATTCACTCATCCTGTTCTATGAATTTGGACAAATGCATGTCATGTAACTTCCACTACAgcatcatacagaatagtttcactgccccaAATCCTGCGTGTTCTCCCTATTCATCCTTTCCTCTCCCTAAGCCCTTGGCAGTtctaatctttttattatttctatagaGCTTCTTTTTCTAGGATGTCATATAgctggaatcatatagtatgtagctttttcagattATCTTCTTTCACTTTGTCCTATACGTTGAAGATTCCTTCATGTCTTTCCATGGTTTGATAGCTCAATTCTTTTTATCGCTGTATCGTATTCTATTGTCTAAATGTAGTGTAGTTTgtccattcacctactaaagaTAACTTGATTAATTCTAAGTTTTGggtgattatgaaaaaaaaattctataaacatCCACTTGCAGGTTTTTGTATAAACATAAGTTTCCGAATCAGTTGGGTAAATCATGAGAAACACAATTGCCAGGTCATATGGTATGGctatgtttcattttgtaataaaCTACCAAACTGTCTCTTCAAGTAGATGTACtattttgcatccccaccagcaatgaatgtgAATTCCTGTATTTTAGAATTTTGGTATTGCCAGCAGTTTgaattatagccattctaataggagTGTGATTCaatataattgttgttttaattactatattttgAAAGTATGCTTATTTATCCTTTTTCTAATCATTCTAATAACATTTACTTTCAATTCCTGTAGTTGGGATATTAAATTTACCTATTACCTATTTACCTATTATCAATCCTTTGTACCTTAGTATAATTAACAAGGGAGTATGATTATGTAAGCTAaggatagaaaaaggaaaatgggggaagtaagaaaaaaaagcatggatattatgaagatgaaaagcaattacatttgttaaaaatagctaaaataatactaacattaattacatttttcatatttgatctttaaaatcttataaagaaaaatatatattagctaAAATGTCACAGGAAAGGAAATTTGGTTCCATTGATATTAAGTGATGGACAgagtttcttgaaaaaaatggaCCTGAAATTAATGCTCAGTTTTCAGGATcagttccctctttcttttctgttttatgtattgTGTTTCTTGTACTTCACCATCTTTGAGTTGGAAAGAAACTCCCTAATATCTGACACATGATGCTCCCCAAGCCAGTCTGAAAAGATCGAAGGATATGAGATCTTCCAGAAAGAAAGACTCAAAAAGATTAACTCTGGTTTGCAACTGATAGCCTTGCTGAATTAGATGCAAGCAGGTCTGTTTTCCTGATTAACTGGTAGTCCAATCCACAGTGTTCCAACATGTATTGTTTCATTGGTTAAATATTTTGTCTACCACTCAACAGCTTTTGTAGTGCAGTAGAAGGCTTGGCTGTATTTACCTCACACACCACAACTAGTGCCTGTCAGCAGCAAAACATCACTGAACCCAGTCAGGATTTTTTCAGACTGGTAAGAACACAAAGCCTGGCATAGCACCATGCAGAAATGGCCCAAGAGGTCTGGGATATGGCTCAAGTTCTTCAACTGGGTCTACAATTAAACCTAAACACATGCATTCTCTGGATTTCAGCTTCCTAAAGAAATTGTACTAAGTCATTTCCAAAGAATTTGCCAGCTCTAGCTTTCAAATGAAAACCTACTTATTTTCGTCCATTCTGAAATGTTATCCAATGGAAAACCAAATGTTGCAACAAAGAAAAAGTGGGctattcactttttctttgaaagagaaagatttaTAAAAACATCCCCACACAACTTACATCTAGAGAGACATTCCAGAAAtctaataattttaatgaattgaagaaacttaaaatggattagtGAATTTGTGAATTAACTGAgcacttttttctctctcatctctcaatGTCTTCTGATGTAATAATTACCATTTAACGAATATAACATCATAGAATTGACCTACAGAGGATTAGTCTGCATTTCTGCAATAATACATGATTCATTTTCTCCAGCTCTAAATTTACATAAAGGAAGAATGTTTTCAGTTGCTAATCAAAGAAAGATGTCTAGGTTTTCTGAATACTGATTTGTGTGTACTTAAGTATTCCCTTTGAAGTGTTCTGACACTTTAGTCTCTTTCAAATGTATACACCTCTAACCCTTTCATAAACCCCATCAATATGCCTTTAAACAATGTAATAAACATCACTAATTTTTATGAGAACACTGACAGTGATCAGACTATGTAATATTAACCAGACATTTGGgagcatttatataaattaattacaaTCAGAGAAGTGGTGTGAGGTAAGACTTGGAGTTGTATAGTTTGTTGTCaccttggtttccatacaacacccagtgctcatcccaacaagtgccctcctccccgcccaccacccactttcccctcttctccaaccccccatctaccctcagtttgttctcagtccttaagtgtctcttatggtttgcccccctctctctctgtaacttttttccccttcccctcctccatggtcttctgttaagtttctcaagatccacatatgagtgaaaacatatgatgtctgtttttctctgcctggcttatttcatttagcataataccttccagttccattcacattgctacaaatagccagatttcattctttctcatttccaggtagttttccattgtatatataagccacatcttctttattcattcatcagtcgatgggcacttaggctctttccataatttggctattgttgaaagtgctgctataaacattggggtacatgtgcccctattcATCAgcacacatatttatttgtatcaaTGATCAAAGcaatagaaaagtaaaacaacaattaaaaaaaagaactggaatcGTAACCAGCATAGAGGGTTGCTCCAGGTGGTATGTAAAGTTTTTTCTATAAGATGTTTTTCAGGAGCCCAACTCAGAAGACCCACATGAAAAGGCAAAGCACCAAGACTTTTAGAAGAGGACATGATATGTGCAGACATGGGATTTAACACAGAACCATTTTGAGCCAGATCAGAGCTGAAGCATGTGCAGAATTCCCCTGAACTTCTCTACCTTTAACTTTAGAGGATTACAACACTAAAATCTGCTCTGGAGGCAGATCCTAGGCAATTTTTTGAACTTGAGACATATGCACTATCATGTAAATGTGCTAAGTATGCACAGTAAACCTGGAATGCCTAAGTAATAGAATACGTATAAGTTCCCTAGTATATATGCAAGCTTCTGGCCTCTGCCCCATCTGCATACTAAATAAAAGCTAATTGCACTATCCCCAAAGAGATACAATGCTTTAGGAAATATCCCCAGTATTCTCCTTAGTTACTGCAAGGAAATAAAAGCTTCCATACCAGACTGACTGTATGCCTTGTATGTGCTACTGGCTTGCATTCACCAAGCGAAGGGACCCATTGTGTCCAGTAACAGAATGGGAGGACATGGAGAAATAATAAACACCAGTGGTATTTAGGCACTCGCATTATTCATGTTACAAGGTTTCACATTTTTGACAAAATTAGTGCTGATGCACTTTTCAGCATAACTGGCATTGGCAGTTGCTGAATACATTAGTAGTATTACCTATGGTATAACCTCAAGTAACAGCACCCATGCACCCCTGAGCAGATGTGGATGATTTAGACTGTCAGAATCCTTCCCGTGTCACACCACGAATCCCTTGACATCTTGCCAAGACCCTTTTAAAGGCCCCGGTTACATCTGTGTTTCTCAAGCTGTAAATGAGAGGATTTAACAAAGGAGTGAGAATGGTGTAAAAGGCGGAGAAGACCTTGTCTTTGATCGGTGTGTGGTAGGATTGGGGAACCATATATGTATACAGGGCAGCCCCATAAAACAAGGTCACCACCATTATGTGTGATGAGCAGGTGGCAAAAgccttcttcttcccttctgctGACTTCATCTGGTGCACTGTGATGAGAATTCGGGCATAGGAAGCAATTATCACAGAGAAGGGGATCAGCAGCATCATGACACAGCAAACATACATTACCATTTCATAGGCAGCTTTGTCACCACAGGCCAGCCTCAGCATGGTAGGTGCTTCACAGAAGAAGTGATTGATCTTGCGGGAACTGCAGAATGGGAGACTCATGGTGATCGGAGTGAGGAGGAAGCTGTCCAAAGCACCACCAAACCAAGAGCTGGCCAAGATCATCCAACAGACCCGGTGGCTCATAAGAACAGGATAGCGAAGCGGgttgcagatggccacatagcggtcataAGCCATGAGTCCTAGCAGGAAAAATTCAGCCCCCACAAAGCCCATGTAGAGAAAGTGCTGGGCTGTACAGGCAACGAAGGAGATAGTCCCCTTGCCCACAAGATAATTGACCAGCATCTTGGGCACAATGGTAGAGATGTACATCATGTCAATGAAGGAGAGGTGGCTGAGCAGGAAGTACATGGGGGTATGGAGGTAAGGGTCTATATGGATCAGGAAGATCATGACCCCATTAACTATCATGGCCATGAAGAATACAGCACAAATTATGCTGAAAAGGAAGCCTGAGGTTGCACCATGAGTGAAGAGCCCTATGAGGGTGAAGTCACTGGAACAAGTTTTATTGTCTCCAACCATGGTGTTAAGTTGGACCTAGAGTGATAAGGAAATAAGTGGGGGGTTAAAGAAAATTCCAGTAGATAATATGAATCATTTAATATGTAAGTATAAGcattagtaaattaaaattacttgtataatattaaacattttgttcATGTGTATATATTGTGGAGTGGATTTGCAGTTTCTTTCTTGGATATTTCTTCTTGTTGAGGAACAATTTTGAAGCTGAGACTCCATGGCATGAAGACGAATGGATATTTGACAATTGATCAGTTTAAGGGAGTGTAGTTATTGAAGAATATGTGGACCCCACAGATGCTTCACCTAAAGTTGgcttcatgtttatttaaaacacgGATAGGGCTGTAAAACAATTGATTGAGTTAATTCAAATAACCAAATAATTTAGGAAGATGTTTTATTGAATTGGGAAGTTTATGGCAACTATGAAACTGACCTGCCTCATCTAGACATAACCATTAAGTTGTAGATATGGCTGAAAATTATGCAATATAGTAAATTGGATCACTGCATTGTCCATCTGATCATTATtcaaccttatttttttcttcactcatttGTTGAATTagtaaattgtacacctgaaactactattatactgtatgttaactaactggaatttaaataaaaacaaaccaacaaaaagatAAAGTGATTCTATTATATAATAAAACACACTAAATAAAATTACAGGCATTGTTCATTAAAATATCAgagaacctggggcgcctgggtggctcagtcagttgagcgtctgattttggctcaggttatgatctcatgatcagtgagctggagccctgcactgggctctgtgctgacagctcagagcctggagcctgcttcagattctgtctccctctctctctctgcccctcccccactcatgctctgttctctgtcagaaatgaataaacgttatttttttaaatatcagagaatctgaaaaaaaaacacacagtaaTGCCCCATAATTATGAACTACTCTCAATTATAAATGTGGATTaaaatctcccccaaattaatattagttattaaacccagaaatgcattaaaaaaccATATCTGCAAATCTGTTCATATAAACCCACTCCCTctccttttgttaaaaaaaataatgtttatttttgagagagagagagagaaagagggagagtgagcatgaacaggggctgaagctcagagcccgacacagggttcaaactcatgagctgtgagatcataacctgatccaaagtcagacgcttaagtgactgagtcatgggttcccctccct encodes:
- the LOC101101026 gene encoding olfactory receptor 2T6, whose translation is MVGDNKTCSSDFTLIGLFTHGATSGFLFSIICAVFFMAMIVNGVMIFLIHIDPYLHTPMYFLLSHLSFIDMMYISTIVPKMLVNYLVGKGTISFVACTAQHFLYMGFVGAEFFLLGLMAYDRYVAICNPLRYPVLMSHRVCWMILASSWFGGALDSFLLTPITMSLPFCSSRKINHFFCEAPTMLRLACGDKAAYEMVMYVCCVMMLLIPFSVIIASYARILITVHQMKSAEGKKKAFATCSSHIMVVTLFYGAALYTYMVPQSYHTPIKDKVFSAFYTILTPLLNPLIYSLRNTDVTGAFKRVLARCQGIRGVTREGF